In Candidatus Eisenbacteria bacterium, a single window of DNA contains:
- the fabF gene encoding beta-ketoacyl-ACP synthase II, whose product MKRRVVITGLGVLSPVGLNTGDFWDSLIEGRSGITRITKFDPSAFSAQIAGELKGFDPVACLGAKEARRTDAFVQYALVAAQEAFDHGKLKSEGIDPERFGVIIGSGIGGINTLETQHSVLMERGPDRVSPFFVPMMIADMASGQVSMKMNAKGPNFATVSACASGAHAIGEAFRVLREGLADVMLTGGAEAPLSPLALAGFCSMKALSTRNDDPERASRPFDKDRDGFVMAEGAGILLLETLEFAKARGATILAELCGYGATADAHHLTAPAPGGEGAARAMKGAMAEAGMKPEDVDYINAHGTSTPLNDRFETMAIQHVFGAHAKKLMVSSTKSMTGHLLGAAGGIETVACVQSLLTDIVPPTINYENPDPDCDLDFVPNEARRKPVQVILSNSLGFGGHNVSLLLKKYVD is encoded by the coding sequence ATGAAAAGGCGGGTGGTGATCACAGGACTGGGTGTCCTCTCTCCTGTGGGACTCAATACCGGAGATTTTTGGGATTCCCTTATTGAGGGTCGTAGCGGTATTACGAGAATCACAAAGTTCGATCCTTCGGCGTTTTCCGCCCAGATTGCGGGTGAGCTGAAGGGATTCGATCCGGTCGCCTGTTTGGGAGCCAAGGAAGCTCGGCGTACCGATGCCTTTGTACAATATGCTCTTGTCGCCGCGCAGGAAGCGTTCGATCATGGCAAACTCAAATCGGAAGGAATCGATCCCGAACGTTTCGGTGTCATTATCGGCTCCGGCATCGGTGGCATCAATACGCTGGAAACCCAACATTCAGTTCTCATGGAGAGGGGACCGGATCGGGTCAGCCCCTTCTTCGTGCCGATGATGATTGCCGACATGGCTTCCGGGCAGGTTTCCATGAAGATGAACGCGAAGGGGCCTAACTTTGCCACCGTTTCGGCCTGCGCCTCCGGGGCCCATGCCATTGGGGAAGCTTTCCGTGTCTTAAGGGAAGGTCTTGCCGATGTGATGCTGACGGGCGGTGCGGAAGCTCCCCTCTCTCCTTTGGCATTGGCAGGCTTTTGTTCAATGAAGGCCCTCTCCACCCGCAATGACGATCCTGAGAGGGCGAGCCGGCCCTTCGACAAGGATCGCGATGGGTTCGTGATGGCGGAAGGAGCGGGGATCCTTTTGTTGGAAACTTTGGAATTCGCCAAAGCGCGTGGGGCGACGATTCTAGCAGAGCTGTGTGGGTATGGCGCAACGGCCGATGCGCATCATCTGACCGCACCGGCGCCCGGCGGGGAGGGGGCTGCGCGCGCCATGAAGGGAGCCATGGCTGAAGCGGGAATGAAACCGGAGGATGTGGATTATATCAACGCGCATGGGACTTCCACGCCTCTTAACGACCGATTCGAGACAATGGCTATTCAGCATGTCTTCGGCGCTCACGCGAAGAAACTCATGGTGAGTTCAACAAAATCGATGACGGGGCACCTTCTGGGAGCCGCCGGTGGAATCGAAACGGTTGCCTGCGTGCAATCCCTATTGACGGATATCGTCCCCCCGACGATCAATTATGAAAATCCGGATCCCGACTGCGATTTGGACTTTGTTCCGAACGAAGCCCGGAGGAAGCCCGTTCAGGTGATACTGTCCAATTCTCTCGGGTTTGGGGGCCACAATGTCTCTCTCTTACTCAAAAAATACGTGGATTGA
- the rnc gene encoding ribonuclease III, with translation MNFWRHFRNFLTGSRKRKFYNLKDEERITEFQRRTGVWFQNPDLLRLALTHRSFLGSTDFDPRDSNERLEFLGDAVLELTVIDDLFKRFPDDLEGELTRKKSLLVSRNVLAERAEMMGLGQYILMSSAERDSGGGERASILADTFEAVLGAIFLDQGLDASQHFVNSRILANAEGLLRDRDHRNYKSELQEIIQSRYKVPPRYRVVGEVGPEHRKQFTIQVELKGQVLGSGAGSNKKEAEQNAARDALEKGLS, from the coding sequence ATGAATTTTTGGCGCCATTTCAGGAACTTCCTAACCGGATCCCGCAAGAGAAAGTTCTATAATCTTAAGGATGAAGAACGGATTACCGAGTTCCAGCGGCGGACCGGGGTTTGGTTTCAGAATCCCGATCTTCTGCGGTTGGCCCTGACGCATCGGTCTTTTCTGGGTTCGACCGATTTTGATCCCCGTGATTCCAATGAGCGGTTGGAGTTTCTCGGTGATGCGGTCTTGGAATTGACGGTAATTGATGATCTCTTCAAGCGGTTTCCTGATGATCTGGAAGGTGAATTAACCCGTAAAAAATCTCTCTTGGTCAGCAGGAATGTTCTGGCCGAAAGGGCCGAGATGATGGGTCTGGGACAATATATTCTCATGAGCAGCGCCGAGAGGGATTCGGGAGGTGGTGAAAGAGCTTCAATCCTGGCCGATACCTTTGAGGCTGTTCTTGGGGCGATCTTTCTTGATCAGGGCCTCGATGCGTCGCAGCACTTTGTCAATTCCCGGATTCTGGCCAATGCGGAAGGATTGCTGCGGGACAGGGATCATCGCAATTATAAAAGTGAACTTCAGGAGATTATTCAATCGCGATACAAGGTTCCTCCTCGGTACCGTGTTGTGGGAGAGGTGGGTCCTGAGCACCGGAAGCAGTTTACCATTCAGGTGGAATTAAAGGGACAGGTCTTGGGAAGCGGGGCTGGTTCCAACAAGAAAGAAGCCGAGCAGAACGCAGCCCGGGATGCGCTGGAAAAGGGCCTTTCCTGA
- a CDS encoding outer membrane protein transport protein — translation MQSSQGMVGSACSFLRIATIALSLLATIFVTIGWAQIPQEIPLADRTGVGARAMGMAGAYSAAADDATALYYNPAALARVERIELSAVLTHHQTTKTTNYLGTKSEKTMSPSRISQMGFVYPFPTYRGSFVVGLSYHRITDLDQDYLRRGEGGRVLFEDENIFEEGSLGAWSAGLAWDASPRVSIGAAATLLAGTSYRERRYDYEASNGAFDNSLFIDDSEFSGVTGSVGALIHVADNGRFALTIDLPKALDFTGTASEDVQYSYPSADSTIDVDYIDDFDFEDNMTLPFSVTTGLAWLFGPLLVAGDLQFTDWTQLRYSGPMRTPWPDQEYAYREVIALRLGAEYSPEIWPVRFRAGISRDPIPYKLIFTDVFNGGYETAAFSPERWEFAFGFGALLEESFTIDAAYTHRWYEREGTGIIEGTNEDKIYLGAAFRF, via the coding sequence TTGCAGAGCTCTCAAGGTATGGTCGGTTCCGCCTGTTCTTTTCTCCGCATCGCAACCATCGCCCTGTCCCTGCTGGCGACGATATTCGTCACGATCGGCTGGGCTCAGATCCCCCAGGAAATCCCCCTGGCCGACCGGACGGGGGTCGGCGCCCGGGCCATGGGAATGGCGGGGGCTTACTCGGCCGCCGCTGATGACGCCACCGCCCTCTATTACAATCCCGCGGCCCTCGCCCGTGTGGAGCGAATCGAGTTATCGGCGGTCCTGACGCATCACCAGACCACAAAAACGACCAACTATCTCGGCACAAAGTCAGAGAAAACGATGAGCCCGTCTCGGATCTCCCAGATGGGTTTTGTGTACCCCTTTCCGACATACCGGGGATCTTTTGTCGTCGGCCTTTCTTACCACCGGATCACCGATCTCGATCAGGATTATCTGCGCCGTGGCGAGGGGGGGCGCGTTCTCTTCGAAGATGAAAATATCTTTGAAGAAGGGTCCCTCGGCGCCTGGTCGGCCGGATTGGCATGGGATGCCTCACCGCGGGTCTCCATCGGCGCGGCCGCGACCCTTCTCGCCGGAACCTCGTACCGCGAGCGAAGATATGACTACGAGGCCTCCAATGGGGCTTTTGATAACTCCCTCTTCATTGATGATTCAGAATTCAGCGGGGTGACGGGATCGGTCGGCGCCTTGATTCATGTGGCGGACAACGGCCGGTTCGCCTTGACCATCGATCTCCCCAAGGCGTTGGATTTTACCGGGACGGCTTCAGAGGATGTTCAGTACAGTTACCCGAGCGCTGATTCAACCATTGATGTCGATTATATCGACGATTTCGATTTCGAAGACAATATGACGCTTCCCTTCTCCGTCACGACGGGGCTCGCGTGGCTCTTCGGACCTCTGCTCGTCGCCGGAGATCTGCAATTCACCGACTGGACTCAACTCCGTTATTCCGGACCGATGAGAACGCCTTGGCCCGACCAAGAATATGCTTATCGTGAGGTGATCGCGTTAAGGCTCGGCGCCGAGTACTCACCGGAGATCTGGCCTGTCCGTTTCCGCGCCGGGATCTCCCGGGATCCTATCCCGTACAAGCTGATCTTCACCGATGTTTTCAACGGCGGATATGAGACAGCGGCGTTTTCACCGGAGCGCTGGGAGTTTGCTTTTGGCTTTGGCGCGCTGCTTGAGGAATCCTTCACGATTGACGCCGCCTATACACATCGCTGGTACGAGAGAGAGGGCACCGGCATTATTGAGGGAACGAATGAAGATAAGATTTATTTGGGGGCGGCCTTCCGGTTCTAG
- a CDS encoding tetratricopeptide repeat protein → MLTGRCIGRRINRFNGGRDRSEGRRACRWAVSFLPLISFFWLSCAGSPPPPSPLLPPSLSPAPFAADLDAFTAGLHFEMKGEYESALAAYVKALRADPENAYLLARAAACHMELKQFDEAAAIAFRSLEADSTQAEAHWIRGLSLARSNLLQESLPDLEDAVRLEPSKDLYLGSLIQVLTAAGQMDLATETLERILGTGSESSRWLFRLGMYLLQRNHESSALKMFRRVVQNDPQNAEAWILIGDIEGKSGRPAEGAEAYLQALRLRPESPKIARQVLPLLIFEEKWEDAADVLSLLNDGSGSTDQEMLKLAQWLLSQNEPAKAKALLEFLKKESSDSSELRRVWMQTLILQGSPSDVYRASRDLLDLVPGDAEGLRVGAAAMADSGRIEESLEMLGNLLKRYPRDIQGYMLLGEIESRRDHWEDALQAFRLVLEIDSTRVRALFQEGVSLERLGRFDEAIDTFQRLIAMEPDNHQALNYMGYMCIDLGIHLPEAMEWIKEALEIRPDTPAYLDSLGWGYYQLKQYNDALTWLLKSVEGGGNDPEIYLHVAGVLKELGRIDEAIDWVHRVLRHRPDHVGALQFLQDLEGVREGVQ, encoded by the coding sequence GTGCTGACAGGCAGGTGTATCGGCAGGCGTATCAATCGGTTTAATGGCGGTCGGGATAGAAGCGAAGGTCGCCGGGCCTGTCGTTGGGCCGTCTCTTTCCTGCCCCTGATCTCATTCTTCTGGCTCAGCTGCGCCGGCTCCCCTCCGCCGCCATCGCCCTTGTTGCCGCCATCATTGTCGCCGGCTCCGTTCGCGGCTGATCTCGATGCCTTTACGGCCGGTCTCCATTTCGAGATGAAGGGAGAGTACGAGAGCGCGCTGGCAGCCTATGTCAAAGCGCTCCGCGCCGATCCAGAAAATGCCTATCTCCTGGCCCGCGCCGCCGCCTGCCACATGGAGTTGAAGCAGTTCGATGAGGCGGCCGCGATCGCCTTCCGTTCCCTCGAAGCCGATTCCACCCAGGCTGAGGCGCATTGGATCAGGGGATTGTCACTGGCGCGGTCCAATCTTCTCCAGGAATCTTTGCCTGATTTGGAAGACGCCGTCCGTCTTGAGCCTTCAAAGGATCTCTATCTGGGGAGCCTCATACAAGTTCTCACGGCGGCGGGTCAGATGGATCTGGCGACGGAGACCCTCGAAAGGATCCTAGGAACAGGTTCCGAGTCCTCCCGTTGGCTCTTCCGTCTTGGAATGTACCTGTTACAGCGCAACCATGAATCATCCGCCCTGAAAATGTTTCGCCGGGTTGTACAAAACGATCCACAGAATGCAGAGGCCTGGATCTTGATCGGTGATATTGAGGGCAAATCGGGAAGACCCGCTGAAGGGGCGGAAGCCTATCTTCAGGCTCTGAGATTGCGACCGGAGAGCCCAAAGATCGCGCGGCAGGTTTTGCCTTTATTGATCTTCGAGGAGAAGTGGGAGGATGCCGCCGATGTCTTGAGCCTTCTCAATGACGGAAGCGGCTCCACGGACCAGGAGATGCTGAAACTCGCTCAGTGGCTCCTGAGCCAGAACGAGCCAGCCAAGGCGAAGGCGCTCCTCGAATTCCTGAAAAAAGAGTCGTCCGACAGTTCCGAACTCCGGCGTGTCTGGATGCAAACCCTCATCCTTCAAGGATCGCCGAGTGATGTTTATCGGGCCAGCCGGGATTTGCTCGATCTCGTGCCTGGGGATGCCGAGGGGCTGCGTGTCGGTGCGGCGGCCATGGCTGACTCGGGACGGATCGAAGAATCCCTGGAAATGCTGGGGAATCTTCTGAAGAGGTATCCGAGGGATATTCAGGGATATATGCTCCTCGGAGAAATCGAATCCCGGAGAGATCATTGGGAGGATGCCCTTCAGGCCTTCAGGCTTGTCTTGGAGATCGACTCAACGAGGGTTCGGGCCCTCTTTCAAGAGGGTGTTTCACTGGAACGTCTCGGCCGTTTTGATGAAGCGATCGATACCTTTCAAAGACTCATTGCCATGGAGCCTGATAACCATCAGGCTCTCAATTACATGGGTTACATGTGTATCGATCTGGGGATTCATCTCCCGGAGGCGATGGAGTGGATCAAGGAGGCCCTGGAGATTAGGCCCGATACACCAGCCTATCTCGATAGCCTGGGGTGGGGTTATTATCAATTGAAGCAATATAACGACGCCCTGACCTGGCTGCTGAAGTCGGTTGAGGGAGGTGGAAATGATCCTGAGATCTATCTTCATGTTGCCGGAGTCTTGAAAGAATTGGGCCGGATCGACGAAGCTATCGACTGGGTGCACCGGGTGCTGCGGCACCGTCCCGATCACGTCGGCGCCCTGCAGTTTTTGCAGGATTTGGAGGGGGTTCGGGAGGGCGTCCAGTGA
- a CDS encoding sigma-70 family RNA polymerase sigma factor: MRPSESKPIRSKVDPPDLTSGEPEAADKVTSEGPDKRPMEPGNAADDILQLNAIADEDLMGVIVQGREDAFEELVRRYRGKIINLVHRFINDRERAQELSQEVFLRVFVHRKRYRRSGKFSTWIYTIAVNLAKNEIRRKVRLRGQMSLDALLEMTGDSAPFFADDRPKPDRRTHQREVERIVTTAISTLPPKYREVLILRDIQQLSYEEIEQVVGIPGGTVRSRINRARQALKERLEPILGGDKDAV; the protein is encoded by the coding sequence GTGAGACCAAGTGAATCGAAACCTATCCGATCCAAAGTCGATCCGCCGGATCTAACTTCCGGGGAACCGGAAGCCGCCGACAAGGTAACAAGTGAGGGACCGGACAAGAGGCCGATGGAACCTGGAAACGCAGCCGATGATATCTTGCAGCTGAACGCCATCGCCGATGAGGATCTCATGGGCGTGATCGTTCAGGGTCGGGAAGACGCCTTTGAAGAATTGGTCCGGCGTTACCGAGGCAAGATTATTAATTTGGTGCACCGCTTCATCAATGACCGCGAGCGGGCGCAGGAGTTATCGCAAGAGGTCTTCCTCAGGGTTTTTGTCCACAGGAAAAGGTATCGGCGCAGTGGGAAGTTCAGCACATGGATCTACACCATCGCCGTTAATCTTGCCAAAAATGAGATTCGGCGAAAGGTAAGGTTGCGGGGCCAAATGAGCCTCGATGCGTTGCTGGAGATGACGGGGGATTCCGCCCCCTTCTTCGCCGACGACCGGCCGAAACCCGATCGTCGAACGCACCAAAGAGAGGTGGAGCGCATCGTTACGACGGCCATATCCACACTGCCCCCGAAGTATCGGGAGGTGCTCATCCTCAGAGATATTCAGCAACTCTCTTACGAGGAGATCGAGCAAGTCGTCGGTATTCCCGGCGGAACGGTAAGGTCACGCATCAATAGAGCGCGCCAGGCGCTCAAGGAACGTTTGGAACCGATTCTGGGAGGAGATAAGGATGCAGTGTAA
- a CDS encoding zf-HC2 domain-containing protein: protein MQCKKVIHLFSAYLDGELMIEEEDRIEQHLNGCPQCHAEFVKLRNMVNLMGQLPQDDPGEAFSQSVMRRIRTAGDAAPLKESLPWGDRLAQWFRFEKAPRPIFGMAATLVLGLVVGAGIYQVLGGHLTGESDSTPGGVIARSEAPTLAVDGDRETPVVGMADAAGAAVIQPSDSLANTAPEFVLDPYIMEDELRQVAVPLYPRGVFNVRDASPKDDTITF, encoded by the coding sequence ATGCAGTGTAAGAAGGTCATCCATCTGTTCAGCGCATACCTCGACGGCGAGCTGATGATAGAGGAAGAAGATCGCATCGAGCAGCATCTGAACGGGTGCCCCCAGTGCCATGCGGAGTTTGTTAAACTTCGTAATATGGTGAATCTCATGGGGCAGCTTCCCCAAGACGACCCGGGGGAGGCGTTCAGCCAGAGTGTTATGCGGAGAATCCGGACCGCGGGCGACGCGGCGCCTCTGAAGGAGTCCCTGCCATGGGGTGATCGGTTGGCGCAATGGTTCCGTTTTGAGAAAGCGCCGCGACCCATTTTTGGAATGGCGGCGACGCTTGTTTTGGGACTTGTTGTCGGCGCCGGTATCTACCAGGTTCTGGGCGGACATCTCACCGGCGAGAGCGATTCAACGCCGGGCGGCGTGATCGCCCGCAGCGAAGCACCCACTTTGGCGGTCGATGGAGATCGTGAGACACCGGTGGTAGGGATGGCGGATGCGGCTGGCGCCGCAGTGATTCAACCGAGCGATTCCCTTGCAAACACGGCTCCGGAATTCGTCCTGGATCCCTACATTATGGAGGATGAGTTGAGGCAGGTCGCTGTTCCACTTTATCCTCGGGGCGTCTTCAATGTTCGCGATGCTTCTCCCAAAGATGATACGATCACATTCTAA
- a CDS encoding S1C family serine protease, translating to MIRSHSKTRDPILVTRGFLVLLLGLLSLISSPAPLRAAGELGSTLDKMLEEMQPSVVAVEAHRPLFSSNAQDLRNRRLPGDFSHKLFVSSGVLIAGGHYIVTTASGVELGDSIVIRFHTGERIAARLHYEDRRMNVALIELDEVVSGVRSLPIREIPDSLSARGDWVAALGYSSGNPEPVLTIGQFFGRSYTRDGATTRAVLRTTVPIFPGSSGGLLVDADGNWIGLLSGSCYRPGAVHDCPNDITLGSGPQVALAIPVRDVLAAAERLEVEGRSSRAFLGVRISTEAESSGAAREDSAEGYKGLTIFAILEESPAAQAGLLAGDIILSIEGMPVNNMETLRDLVSQRESGMTMNLKIQREGRSFDRTVQLGDRRIYDLFAETREREMFQERQIQTQIRQLEQLLQRLRSSPYAQTKSVEPAPVVGRGETGRRSP from the coding sequence ATGATACGATCACATTCTAAAACTCGAGATCCGATCCTCGTAACGAGAGGCTTTCTGGTCTTGCTTTTGGGACTCTTGTCTCTCATTTCGAGCCCGGCCCCTCTCCGGGCTGCCGGCGAGTTAGGATCCACCCTCGATAAAATGCTTGAGGAGATGCAACCGAGTGTTGTGGCCGTGGAGGCGCACCGGCCCCTCTTCTCTTCGAATGCACAGGATCTTAGGAACCGGCGATTGCCGGGCGACTTTTCCCATAAGCTTTTTGTTTCATCCGGCGTTCTCATCGCGGGCGGGCATTATATTGTGACGACCGCTTCAGGCGTCGAATTGGGCGATTCGATCGTCATCCGTTTCCATACGGGGGAGCGTATAGCGGCGCGCCTGCATTATGAAGATCGGCGAATGAACGTCGCCTTAATCGAATTAGACGAGGTTGTCTCCGGAGTCCGAAGCCTGCCGATTCGCGAAATCCCGGATAGTCTTTCGGCGCGGGGGGATTGGGTCGCCGCCTTAGGTTATTCCTCCGGAAATCCCGAACCGGTTCTCACCATCGGGCAGTTTTTTGGGAGATCGTATACTCGCGATGGAGCGACGACGCGGGCTGTTCTGCGGACCACCGTGCCGATCTTCCCGGGAAGCAGCGGCGGACTTCTCGTCGATGCCGATGGGAATTGGATCGGTTTGCTCTCCGGTTCCTGCTACAGACCCGGCGCGGTTCATGATTGTCCCAATGATATCACTCTCGGGAGCGGGCCCCAGGTCGCCCTGGCGATACCGGTTCGCGATGTCCTTGCCGCCGCAGAGCGGCTTGAGGTGGAAGGAAGATCCAGTCGCGCTTTTCTCGGTGTCCGTATCTCAACCGAGGCCGAGTCAAGCGGCGCGGCGCGAGAGGACTCAGCTGAGGGTTATAAAGGTTTAACAATATTCGCCATTCTTGAGGAGAGCCCGGCCGCGCAAGCCGGTCTCCTGGCGGGGGACATTATACTCTCCATAGAAGGAATGCCCGTCAATAATATGGAGACTCTCCGTGATCTCGTGTCTCAGCGGGAATCAGGGATGACGATGAACCTGAAGATTCAAAGAGAGGGCCGTTCCTTCGATCGTACCGTTCAATTGGGGGATCGAAGAATATACGATTTGTTTGCGGAAACGCGTGAACGTGAAATGTTCCAGGAACGGCAAATCCAAACCCAGATCCGCCAGTTAGAACAGCTTTTACAGAGGCTGCGCTCAAGCCCCTATGCCCAAACCAAATCGGTAGAACCGGCGCCGGTTGTGGGCCGGGGAGAGACCGGCCGGCGTTCTCCCTAG
- a CDS encoding DUF4837 family protein — MRLKMGMSLLLLGLFLSGCSKPFELAKGSTQSVSLFTVWQRQDDRVEWIRERLEAPVIVAIRPERNFSVEVVEPSGLPSRREWRTHIFLEDLSQNGRIRQTVEKILGKEELEKLAALPAGHRMLRDVWARGQTILILHCKDPEAFRDYLEENGEQLMRSLEATVTIGVAETLYISGEQEGMEQSIRDKYHFSLRIPAGYKVSEDPENKVIRMTFVRYKGPAQFLILHTRPREGVFLDPDWALKFRDALVVLYNEGDHVEFSRSVGWFEPFQGNEAVRLRGLWQNEEYNMGGGFESILFLLEDQAIFMDLAIFNPTGEKLPYMRELRAIASTFRVDDREGDDPL, encoded by the coding sequence ATGCGGCTGAAAATGGGGATGAGTCTGCTTCTTCTGGGCCTCTTTCTATCGGGCTGCAGCAAACCATTTGAGTTGGCGAAGGGATCGACTCAGAGCGTCAGCCTCTTTACCGTGTGGCAGCGGCAGGATGACCGGGTTGAGTGGATCCGGGAGAGACTCGAAGCGCCGGTCATTGTCGCCATCCGTCCTGAAAGAAACTTCAGTGTCGAGGTGGTTGAACCGAGCGGGTTACCATCCCGCCGGGAATGGCGGACACATATTTTTCTGGAGGATCTCAGCCAGAACGGGCGGATCCGGCAGACCGTGGAGAAAATTCTTGGGAAGGAAGAGCTGGAAAAACTCGCCGCCCTCCCCGCCGGTCATCGGATGCTTCGCGATGTCTGGGCTCGGGGCCAGACCATCCTCATCCTCCATTGCAAGGATCCAGAGGCCTTCCGGGACTATTTGGAGGAGAACGGCGAACAGCTTATGCGGTCGCTCGAAGCGACCGTAACAATCGGTGTTGCAGAAACACTTTACATATCAGGCGAGCAGGAGGGGATGGAGCAATCGATCAGAGATAAGTATCATTTTTCCCTGCGCATCCCGGCGGGCTACAAGGTTTCTGAAGATCCGGAGAACAAGGTTATCCGAATGACATTTGTACGTTACAAGGGTCCCGCTCAGTTTCTCATTCTTCACACCCGGCCTAGAGAGGGTGTTTTTCTTGATCCGGACTGGGCTCTTAAATTCCGGGATGCCTTGGTGGTCCTCTACAACGAGGGGGACCATGTTGAGTTTTCCCGTTCGGTGGGGTGGTTCGAGCCCTTTCAAGGTAATGAGGCGGTGCGGCTGAGGGGCTTATGGCAGAATGAAGAATACAATATGGGGGGCGGGTTTGAGTCGATCCTCTTTTTGCTTGAAGATCAGGCCATTTTTATGGATCTGGCGATCTTCAATCCGACGGGGGAAAAGCTGCCCTATATGAGAGAGCTGCGCGCTATCGCCTCCACCTTCAGAGTCGACGACCGGGAAGGTGACGACCCCTTGTGA
- the aroB gene encoding 3-dehydroquinate synthase encodes MKKLQCRTDPPYTIYVGPLNDGEIREALFALAREEEWASPAVIVSDNHVAPLYADRLQTLLTDAGLAPSLMTVEAGEGSKSMATFEVLCQSFLERGVCRRSPVFALGGGVVGDLAGFAAATFSRGMPWVVVPTSLLAQVDSSVGGKVAINLPVAKNMLGSFHQPRMVIADPNCLKTLPEREYLSGLAEILKSAIVGDRELLTLLEERGQAILDREVQLLEGVVDASLKVKCDVVERDEKDYGHRHVLNLGHTFGHAIEAVAGYGRWLHGEAVAVGLCAALWLSWRMGSLSEEAILRIENLLTQWGLPVRASGLDPAEVEKAMGYDKKFTRGRQRFVLIEDWGRPVIVPDPPRELVRETIRRMVSA; translated from the coding sequence GTGAAAAAGCTTCAATGCCGGACCGATCCACCTTACACAATCTATGTCGGTCCGCTGAACGATGGGGAGATCCGTGAGGCCCTCTTCGCCTTGGCACGGGAAGAAGAGTGGGCCTCCCCCGCCGTGATCGTGAGTGACAACCATGTCGCCCCGCTTTATGCCGACCGCCTTCAAACCCTCCTCACCGATGCCGGACTGGCCCCAAGCCTCATGACCGTGGAGGCGGGGGAGGGCTCAAAGTCGATGGCGACCTTCGAGGTTCTCTGCCAGTCCTTCCTGGAACGGGGCGTCTGCCGCCGTTCGCCGGTTTTCGCACTTGGCGGTGGTGTTGTGGGAGATCTTGCCGGTTTTGCCGCGGCGACATTCTCGAGAGGGATGCCATGGGTTGTTGTTCCGACCTCCCTTTTAGCTCAGGTAGACAGTTCTGTCGGGGGGAAAGTCGCCATTAATCTCCCGGTGGCCAAGAATATGCTGGGATCCTTTCACCAGCCCCGGATGGTCATTGCTGATCCGAACTGCCTCAAGACCCTTCCAGAGAGGGAGTACCTGAGCGGTTTGGCGGAAATCCTGAAATCGGCGATTGTGGGGGATCGAGAGTTATTGACCCTCCTGGAGGAGAGAGGGCAAGCTATTCTGGATCGAGAGGTCCAGCTTCTAGAGGGGGTTGTCGACGCTTCCCTGAAGGTCAAATGCGACGTAGTAGAGAGGGACGAAAAGGACTATGGTCACCGTCATGTTCTGAACCTTGGACATACCTTTGGGCACGCCATCGAGGCGGTCGCAGGATACGGCCGGTGGCTCCATGGAGAGGCTGTGGCGGTGGGTCTGTGCGCCGCCCTCTGGTTATCCTGGCGCATGGGTTCTCTGTCTGAGGAGGCCATCCTAAGAATCGAGAACCTCTTGACTCAATGGGGGTTACCCGTGAGGGCCTCCGGGCTCGATCCCGCCGAAGTGGAAAAGGCCATGGGGTATGATAAGAAATTTACGCGGGGCCGACAACGGTTCGTTCTTATAGAGGATTGGGGAAGACCGGTCATTGTCCCGGATCCGCCCCGTGAACTCGTGAGAGAAACCATCCGGCGCATGGTCTCGGCATAG
- a CDS encoding 3-dehydroquinate dehydratase — translation MKRVLVLLGPNLNMVGRREPGIYGEISIETIMKDLTGEAEKLGIRLEVFQSNHEGVLIDRLQEAQGIYDGILLNPGGYSHQSIALRDAVAACGVSVILVHLSNTWARESYRHQDIVGSACHGAVIGLGRVSFSAGLWALYRLSEERPG, via the coding sequence TTGAAACGTGTTTTGGTGCTCCTGGGACCCAATCTAAATATGGTGGGCCGCCGTGAGCCTGGGATATATGGCGAGATCTCGATTGAGACCATAATGAAGGATTTGACCGGCGAGGCGGAGAAGCTCGGGATCCGTCTGGAGGTTTTTCAATCAAATCATGAAGGGGTTCTCATTGACCGTCTTCAGGAGGCCCAAGGTATCTATGATGGAATCTTGTTGAATCCAGGGGGATATTCACATCAAAGTATAGCCCTTCGGGACGCCGTGGCGGCTTGCGGAGTGAGTGTCATTCTAGTTCATTTATCCAATACTTGGGCGCGCGAATCGTATCGCCACCAGGATATTGTCGGATCGGCCTGCCATGGTGCGGTGATTGGCTTGGGACGTGTGAGCTTCTCCGCTGGATTGTGGGCCCTGTACCGTTTGTCGGAGGAAAGGCCGGGCTAA